In Erigeron canadensis isolate Cc75 chromosome 6, C_canadensis_v1, whole genome shotgun sequence, the following are encoded in one genomic region:
- the LOC122604647 gene encoding malonyl-coenzyme A:anthocyanin 3-O-glucoside-6''-O-malonyltransferase-like produces the protein MAPISIVSVFDQCQVSPPPTATIGDTSLVMNYMDISHLTRFPIHLLFFYQLPALTKTHFLKTIVPNLKRSLSITLQHFPPMAGNIIVYPPTSSTIKPEIRYVKGDSVKVTFAECNNLDFNYLTGYHPRNCDKFYHLIPPLGDYARISDYMKIPVFAFQVTLFPNCGISIGMTFHHSVGDASTLFCFLNAWTSIAQFGTDESFLADGTNIPFYGRVINNPPELDAFLSRVTKVETLFGEAYQPPKLCGPTDRIRATFLLPRTMIDQLKKTVSIQLPTLSYVSSFIVTCAYIWCCLAKALKDDDRQLFVIPVDARTRLDPPISATYFGNCLNMCVTHAITNLLKENDGFITAVKLIGENLYDMLNDKEGILKINTPEEVRTQGMPKTMIAISGTPKLRFHDMDFGCGKPKKVETISNDYGLSVSIEAGKESNQDMEISISLMPAQMEAFVTAFNQELPKTILSD, from the coding sequence ATGGCACCCATTTCTATCGTGAGTGTTTTTGATCAGTGTCAAgtatcaccaccaccaaccgCCACCATAGGTGACACCTCTTTGGTAATGAATTATATGGACATCTCTCACCTTACTCGGTTTCCCATTCACCTGCTTTTCTTCTATCAACTACCAGCACTGACTAAAACACACTTCCTAAAAACTATTGTTCCCAATCTTAAGCGCTCATTGTCAATCACCCTTCAACATTTCCCCCCTATGGCTGGTAACATAATCGTGTATCCACCAACTAGTAGTACTATAAAACCGGAAATCCGTTATGTCAAAGGTGATTCCGTGAAGGTTACGTTTGCAGAATGCAATAATCTAGATTTTAATTACCTTACGGGATACCATCCTCGTAATTGTGATAAGTTTTACCATCTTATACCTCCACTCGGAGACTATGCCAGAATATCAGATTACATGAAGATCCCAGTCTTTGCCTTTCAAGTCACACTTTTCCCGAATTGTGGTATCTCTATTGGGATGACTTTTCACCATAGCGTCGGTGATGCTAGCACTTTGTTTTGTTTCTTGAATGCATGGACATCAATTGCTCAGTTTGGTACGGACGAATCGTTTTTAGCTGATGGAACTAACATCCCGTTTTACGGAAGAGTGATCAATAACCCGCCAGAACTAGATGCTTTTTTGTCAAGGGTGACCAAGGTTGAAACTCTTTTTGGTGAAGCGTATCAACCACCAAAGCTGTGTGGTCCAACCGATAGAATCCGTGCTACGTTTTTGTTGCCACGAACCATGATTGATCAGTTAAAAAAAACAGTTTCTATCCAACTGCCAACATTGTCGTATGTTTCGTCTTTCATAGTGACATGTGCTTATATTTGGTGTTGCCTTGCAAAAGCACTCAAGGACGATGATCGACAACTATTCGTTATCCCCGTCGATGCTAGGACTCGTTTGGATCCACCGATATCAGCTACCTACTTTGGCAACTGCCTTAACATGTGTGTAACACATGCAATAACCAATCTTTTGAAGGAAAATGATGGATTTATTACAGCCGTCAAGTTAATTGGAGAGAATCTATATGATATGTTAAACGATAAGGAAGGAATCCTGAAAATCAACACACCAGAAGAAGTTAGAACACAGGGGATGCCGAAAACAATGATAGCGATTTCAGGAACACCAAAGCTCAGATTTCACGACATGGATTTCGGATGCGGAAAACCGAAAAAGGTAGAAACAATTTCGAATGACTATGGTTTATCAGTATCTATTGAGGCGGGCAAAGAATCCAATCAAGATATGGAGATAAGCATTAGCCTTATGCCTGCCCAGATGGAAGCTTTTGTTACTGCCTTCAACCAAGAGCTCCCTAAAACCATATTATCGGATTAA
- the LOC122605114 gene encoding shikimate O-hydroxycinnamoyltransferase-like has product MKISVREMTMVKPTDETPRRKLWSSNLDLVQPDIHTEIVFFYQSNGDANFFDTQVLKDALSRALGAFYSLGGRLKKDQNGRVEVNCQGQGALFVEAESDGVIDYYGEFAPTMELRKLIPAVDYSLPIESNPILILQVTFFKCGGVSLGVGMHHSVVDAASMFHFINTWSDMARGLDLTIPPFIDPTLLAARNPPQPAFEHVEYKPAYSPSTLESQKAAPNETTVPSIFKLSQDQLDALKVKSKEDGSTINYSTFELFAGHIWKCMCKARGLSDDQETKVYFAIDGRGRFQPNLPTGYFGNGAVLGATPTTVLGELKSNPSWYAASKIHDAIVIRDNNYLRSTLDYLELQLPNMKAVLISIIQSCMFSDLGISSWAKLPLYDADFGWGRPIFVGPAGIPIEGLSFVLPSPIDDGGLSFFIRLKLEHHKRFTNLFYNI; this is encoded by the exons ATGAAGATTAGTGTAAGAGAAATGACAATGGTCAAGCCAACAGATGAGACACCGAGGCGAAAGCTGTGGAGCTCCAACCTCGACCTGGTGCAGCCGGATATTCACACagaaattgtgtttttttacCAGTCCAATGGTGATGCCAACTTCTTTGATACACAAGTTTTGAAAGATGCATTGAGCAGGGCTTTGGGTGCATTTTATTCTTTAGGAGGAAGGCTAAAAAAAGACCAAAATGGTCGAGTTGAGGTAAATTGTCAAGGACAAGGTGCTTTGTTTGTTGAAGCGGAATCTGATGGAGTGATTGATTATTATGGTGAGTTTGCACCTACAATGGAGCTTCGAAAACTCATCCCGGCTGTTGATTACTCCCTACCAATCGAATCCAATCCTATACTCATATTGCAG GTAACCTTTTTTAAATGTGGGGGAGTTTCTCTTGGAGTTGGGATGCATCATTCCGTCGTGGATGCAGCATCCATGTTCCACTTTATCAACACATGGTCAGATATGGCCCGTGGACTTGACCTTACCATACCACCTTTCATAGACCCGACCCTCCTTGCTGCTCGCAACCCACCACAGCCCGCCTTTGAACACGTCGAATACAAACCCGCATACTCTCCAAGTACACTGGAATCTCAAAAAGCAGCACCAAATGAGACCACCGTGCCATCAATATTCAAGTTATCACAAGACCAGCTCGATGCGCTTAAAGTCAAATCAAAGGAAGATGGTAGCACAATCAACTACAGCACTTTTGAGTTGTTCGCTGGCCATATATGGAAGTGCATGTGTAAAGCCCGGGGGCTTTCGGATGACCAAGAAACTAAGGTCTACTTTGCTATTGATGGGCGTGGCCGCTTTCAGCCCAATCTGCCTACAGGTTATTTTGGGAATGGTGCAGTCTTAGGAGCCACTCCTACAACGGTACTAggtgaattaaaatcaaatcctAGTTGGTATGCTGCTAGTAAAATCCACGATGCAATAGTGATACGGGACAACAATTATCTGAGGTCAACACTCGACTATTTGGAACTACAACTACCCAATATGAAGGCTGTACTTATCAGTATTATCCAAAGTTGTATGTTCTCGGATCTTGGAATAAGTAGTTGGGCTAAGCTCCCACTTTATGATGCTGACTTTGGATGGGGTCGACCTATATTTGTGGGGCCTGCTGGGATTCCAATAGAAGGTTTGAGTTTTGTGTTACCAAGCCCCATTGATGATGGGGGCTTGTCATTCTTCATTCGGCTTAAACTTGAGCACCACAAGCGTTTCACCAACTTGTTCTACAACATCTGA